A section of the Streptomyces sp. NBC_01591 genome encodes:
- a CDS encoding very short patch repair endonuclease — MEGWLAVSDPEAWTPPEGSWASSAARRKNMQAIRSRDTKPERLIRRLVHASGLRYRVAAKPLPDLRRTADMVFRPAKVAVFIDGCYWHGCPEHYVPPKTNPGYWSDKVARNVARDRDTDQRLAEAGWLVLRFWEHQDSDTCALTIVSAVRERRNALAR; from the coding sequence ATCGAAGGCTGGCTAGCAGTGTCCGACCCCGAAGCCTGGACTCCGCCTGAAGGATCCTGGGCGTCCTCAGCCGCACGGCGGAAGAACATGCAGGCCATTCGGAGCCGCGACACAAAACCGGAACGGCTGATCCGCCGGCTCGTCCACGCCAGCGGCCTCCGCTACCGAGTCGCGGCAAAGCCTCTGCCGGACCTTCGCCGGACGGCGGACATGGTGTTCCGCCCGGCCAAGGTCGCGGTGTTCATTGACGGCTGCTACTGGCATGGCTGTCCCGAGCACTACGTCCCGCCCAAAACCAACCCTGGGTACTGGTCAGACAAGGTGGCACGGAACGTGGCCCGTGACCGTGACACTGACCAGCGCCTCGCTGAGGCCGGCTGGCTGGTACTGCGCTTCTGGGAGCATCAGGACTCAGACACCTGCGCGCTCACGATCGTCAGTGCTGTCCGCGAGCGACGGAACGCTCTGGCCCGGTAG
- a CDS encoding DNA cytosine methyltransferase: MTLSDNTPTWSEDHVLTSIEICAGAGGQAIGLHAAGFKHLALVEIDEHAATTLTDNIKSLDGWSWEREHCDVINNDVNEFRPLPSKKFPEAGLKKPSKFLGGPLLRRELDLLAGGVPCPPFSHAGKQLGKDDERDLFPRMLELVDELRPKAVMIENVRGIKDAKFEEYRTYIEARLQGGRAKRPETGLEEDFEGLDYKVCKWEVLEASDFGVPQLRPRAVLVAIRKDVLGDLEFVWPTATGAPKSVFEALSDSMEARYQPYLEMGGDIADEARKCLDDWKDRASKAAANKKDGGIAPTLVGGSKKHGGADLGPSRAKASWKQLGVSGMGVANDYEESKKKGSRGRDLFRPDGPMLTVEQAAIIQGFPQDWKFSGGKTAQYRQVGNAFPPPVAEAVGKAIAAVLRAAHKREKQRKTETQDLLPGQSVPSLADSTDDRERAGV, encoded by the coding sequence ATGACGCTCAGCGACAATACGCCGACCTGGAGCGAGGATCATGTGTTGACCTCGATCGAGATTTGCGCGGGTGCCGGGGGGCAAGCCATCGGTCTCCACGCGGCCGGATTTAAGCACCTTGCGCTCGTTGAAATCGACGAGCATGCCGCGACTACCCTGACGGATAACATTAAGTCTCTCGACGGGTGGAGCTGGGAGCGGGAGCACTGTGACGTCATTAATAATGACGTAAATGAATTCCGTCCGCTGCCTAGCAAGAAATTCCCCGAAGCGGGACTGAAAAAGCCATCCAAGTTTCTTGGTGGCCCTCTCTTGCGTCGCGAGCTTGACTTGCTTGCGGGGGGTGTTCCGTGCCCGCCTTTTTCGCATGCCGGTAAGCAATTGGGGAAGGATGACGAGCGAGATCTCTTTCCTCGGATGCTAGAGCTCGTTGATGAGCTTCGCCCTAAGGCAGTGATGATTGAAAATGTTCGAGGGATTAAGGACGCGAAGTTCGAGGAATATCGCACCTATATCGAAGCGAGGCTTCAGGGTGGTCGGGCTAAGCGGCCCGAGACGGGGCTGGAGGAAGACTTCGAGGGCCTCGACTACAAGGTGTGCAAGTGGGAGGTCCTAGAGGCCAGTGACTTTGGCGTGCCTCAGTTGCGTCCACGAGCTGTTCTTGTGGCTATCCGCAAGGATGTACTCGGTGATCTCGAATTTGTGTGGCCCACTGCAACAGGCGCTCCGAAGAGTGTTTTCGAGGCACTCAGCGACTCTATGGAGGCCAGGTACCAGCCGTACCTGGAAATGGGGGGAGATATCGCGGACGAGGCGCGGAAGTGTCTCGATGATTGGAAAGACAGGGCATCTAAGGCTGCTGCGAACAAGAAGGATGGCGGCATCGCGCCTACACTCGTTGGTGGCTCAAAGAAGCACGGCGGGGCTGACCTGGGGCCGAGTCGCGCAAAGGCATCCTGGAAGCAGCTGGGTGTTTCTGGAATGGGTGTTGCTAACGACTATGAGGAGAGCAAGAAAAAGGGTAGTCGAGGGCGTGACCTATTCCGCCCGGATGGCCCTATGCTGACGGTCGAGCAAGCGGCAATTATTCAAGGGTTTCCGCAAGATTGGAAATTCAGCGGAGGTAAAACCGCCCAGTACCGGCAGGTGGGAAATGCATTTCCCCCGCCTGTCGCTGAGGCAGTGGGGAAGGCGATCGCTGCCGTGCTGCGCGCTGCCCACAAACGCGAAAAGCAGCGCAAGACTGAGACGCAGGATCTGCTACCGGGCCAGAGCGTTCCGTCGCTCGCGGACAGCACTGACGATCGTGAGCGCGCAGGTGTCTGA